GAAATCAAAGTACTTGCACGGTTTTTCCTTCAAATAgattgtctttaatttttacctttcAAATGACCTGGtttttaacttttgtccttcaaaatcgaacttatgcttaGTGGATCATAAGTTCCTTAAGGATGTTGGCATAATTTGTGGATATTATGATCCGTAACTTATGCTCTTCTAGGCATAAGTTTAATTTTgacggacaaaaattaaagaccagtccatttgacgacaaaaattaaaggccagtccatttgaaggtcaaaaattaaagaccagcacagcGAATGGGGACAGAAGTGCAAATGACTGTGTACTTCGCCGATGCAAACATATAATTGGGCCATAGAACGATGAGTTTGCaacattttttttgcgcggattgttcttttttggggtggtctttaatttttttttctcaaattgCTTGTCTTTAATTTTAATCCTTCACTTAAAAAGGTGATAGAAAATATCTCGAGATTTTGATTTTAAACCCCGctcaattagaaaaaaaaaattgcaaggcaataCTCTGCAAAAAGTCTGTCTTATGCGGtaaactttgccttaaggcaaaattaaATATCTGtcggagatggtagattttgccttgaggcataactGAAAATCTGCCTTGCcttgctattttttttaatttttatgacTAAGCTAAAATTCAAACCCAAAACCTCAAAATATTTTAGGCaaaagataaaaattaaagatcaagagacaaaaattaaagcccACGCCCCCTCCCCGAACGAAggtcaatcgtgcaaattgccctgtTTGTAAAAAGGGGAATTTGTCAGGGGCCTCTGATGTGCGAGTCAATTTGGAAGTAGTGTTTCGCACTCACGTCACTGATAAGTGAAGCGCAGCTTGTAATGGTCATGGCGGATCCCgataaagaagaagaagtcgCAATAACAGAAGCCCAGTTGGAAAACCTTAAGCGATGGGAACGTACACGGAATTTTCAATCTCTTTCCGTTTACTCTATGTTCGCGATCCATAAATCGTCCAGTGACTTCGCCGTTTTTCCACCGGTCAACCACGAGAACCTTTACATATCCACAAATTCCGTTAATCAAACTCATAGCCAGTCATCCTCACCGCCGCTTCCGTCATCTCCgtcgttatcatcatcatcctcatttTCACCTTCCAATCGAGATAACGATGATTCTTCCTACTCATTCGCCGCCTCAGATTCTAATTTAGTGGATCCACCAAAATCTATTCCAAATAGTCCTCGGGCCCCAGCCAGAGTAGCTTATAACCACCGAGGGAGATGGTGGAATATGGGACTACAAGTGTTGTTTTCTCGAATCAACGGCATTGGTATATTTTCTCGAAGGGCTGTAATGAGTATTTTCTCACCGTTTGGAATGGCGGCAATGCTTGTGATGTTAGGGTATTTTCGTTGGCGACGGAGATTGATTAGAGAACAGAGTAAAGACCAACTGAGACGCACCATTAAAGCCAAAGATGAGGTCTGTCAAGTGTTTGCAAAAAAATCCCATTGTTAAGTTTCTAATGAGTTCCAATATCTAACTACATTATTATTGTGTTATAATCCCTGATTGTTCTTCTTCTGCAGAGAATAAATCAACTTCTAAGTCAAATAGCAGAGATGAATCAGGTATTTGTGGCTATGCACAAACGTAATCTGCCCAACAATTAGCTGAAATTAGTATATGTAGTAGTATGGGACAATGGTTATTAGCTACTCTACTGATGATGGGCACACTCATCGGTATCATGCTCAATATGGACTTTCTGTAGAATGATGATTGACATTTATGAGGATGCCCTAAGTCCATTAACATATTGTGTATTACGTAGTTTGGAACTCAATTCTTACGAATATACTGTATCAGCTTCATTGTTTGTCTAGATACTCAACTCTGAATCTCCAAGTTAACAATATATGCAAATGGCCGATGATGTGACTGCTAGCTAAGCATCATCTGTCCTTTTATTCCACAGATATAACACCTGGGACCTGAAAAAGTCCTTGATCTAATATCTATAAGCAGGGGTCTGCGCTCACTATTAATTCTAGGCCAGTCCATTCCTTTCACTTTGACCTTTCCCTTATCGCTTTCAACTTTAATCCTTCCTTTAGACTCATTACCTTATGCAACTGAACTGGTTGGCTCTCTGTCCTGGTCGTTTGCTAGGTCGACTCACTCTACCAAGAGGCGACAAAGGCTGGAACTCATTGTAGTTGGCTAAAGCCTACTATTATCTTTCTGTTTAACGTACATCCTGTAAACAGATCTGTATCTTAAGGATATCCCATTTATTGGAAAACCTGCAATCTAAGATTGTGACAAAGAACAGCTTTTAAGAATCAACTAGGAGAGTCGTGCAACAATGAGGAAGAACAAAATTGACTGTGAATTATATAGTTTGTTAAAAATGATACCTACACCATCACCAGGGAAGAAAAGTACTATTTGCTAGTCCTTGGCTTCTGGCCAGTACTCTATCCATCCTAAAGTGGATGGCCTGAATCTGGTTCTTCGGCGTCAAACTCAGTAGCTTTCTAATGCTAGGGGGTGAttgtattttaagtttttttcttctCCTCTGTTTTCCGTTTTCCCCAAACACAGCTCAGACACGTAGATAGTACTGTACATGAAATGTCCCATTTCTGAACTCCCGAACAATGAATGGAGGAAAAATTGAAAGAGACTGGCTGATTATTCGACATCAATCAACTGCAAAGTATAAAACCACGTTGACAGGAATATTGGatgatatattgatatatatgTGAATGCCTTGCTCCAACGATTCTATGTAATGGCATTGTAAATGATAATTTTGTGCAGAGCTTGTGGAAATATGATGGAACTAGTCAAACTTTGACAAAAAGGCTGAAGAATGAAAGGTGTATTAATACTGGTACATTTCCAAGTTCAAATAACAACTTTATGGTCCACTATCATATATCAAAAAATCATTAaccaaaagagaaaaaaaacGACCAAGAATTGCAATTTTACAAGTGTGATCACATCTTATACCTCCCAGTGCTGGAGGTTGAGAGTGAGTACTTATGTTGAAGCTATCTAGAAAAATTCTATTCATTCTATTTGATTTCAGCTTTCTTTTCCAAGCACATCATTCATACAGTTCAAAAGTCATCTTGCTGAGAAACTAAAATGTTGCTAGAAATAAAGAAACCTAACACAAACTTCATCCGTGGGAGAAAAATAAAACGCATTTCCAATCCCCATGTTGCAAGGATTGACCACCAAAGTACCAGAAGAAGCACGAGCACTTCATTCCAAGAGTGCCATTCTCATCCAAAACAGATCAAAACCTTTGTCGCACCCTGTGgaagatccataaatactgttatTATGGACGGTAAAAGGTCAAGAAACTTGGGAAATGTTTAGACCACGAATAACAAATAGTGTATGAAAATAACAAATTCTGTCTATTACTTCTGACACTATGGTGCAGTAGAGAGAACAGCTTCAGAAATAGAAAGTCTAGACTAGCAGTATCTTCAGTTTCAATGGATTTGCATGACAGTTAATATGCAGCGCCTTAAAACCAAATCCAGACCAACTTGTATGGGACTGACGCGTAGTAGTTGTTCATATAGTTTAGAGTGTAGACATAAAACAGAGGGACTCAACTATATACGAGGTGACTCAAAAAATCATTGAAATGATTTGCCATGCTTGACTAGACCAATCTGCTAGACGAACTAATTGATTTCTAAAACACATCGGctacatctctctctctctctctctctctctctctatatatatatatatatatataattagcacATTATCACAGGAAAATTAATTAGCACATTAATACAGTTACTAATATAAGATTGAAGTCGAAAGATAAAGATAAAGATCAAATCAAAATCTAATGATGAACTAGATAAGCCAATAATTTCTGGTGGATGTCTTGATGTGCTATCCATAAGCAGATACTTCATAAGAAGAAAACAAACAACAATTACTATGCCTCAATCTCAATCTAGTTAGGATAGGTTATATCTATATAGTGTATTTGTGAGGATTCATCACATACTAACCAGTTCTATGCTGTGGCTTTAACCTACCACAATCCTCCTCCTTATGATAAGAAAAGACAATCAAAATAGACCACAAGCGAATGGCGATATAAAACATTTTAATTCGAAGACATGCTAATCCACACTCTCAATAAAAACAGTCCTCTAGACCAGTCGCCCTCACACACACACCAGGGCCCAAGCCTAAGGTAATGCATGCTTTTCATGAGAGCTAAGGGCAAGTCATCAATACTACCAACTAGAAGATGCCCCACCTCAGAGTAAAGAGGAGAAGGAAGAACTGCCAAGATTCTCAATCTCCCAACTCACAAACATAGCAGAGTTTACAGAGAGAAAAAGTAATCAACCCTGATATGTCAACATCAATCTAGCAATTAAACAAAGCATTTTCTACAAGAAATTCCATTTTTACACTTcccctccctttttttttatttggggTTGTGAAGCTAAAAGGTCTTTTCACAAAAGGGCCCTGCTAGAGTTATGCCAATTAACACACATTTAACTACTTGGAAAACCCAACAGCACAGAACCAAAGCTAATGTCAGACATTCAACTACAAGCCAAATTGGAGTTTCCATGTACTATGCTTGACTATCTAAAAGGAGATAGGGCGATGTGGGAGGAGAAAAGAAATGAATAGTGATTGTGCATCAACAATTTAACAGTTATGGTAAACATCAAAACTAATGAGAAACTAAAATCTCATCAACATATTCGGAGTACAAGTTATTCAAGAATGACCGAAACACAATTAGGATATGCGCTACGGTTATTCTGGTTCAAGAGGTAGCATGATGCAGAAGGAGCTATGACATATTTACATTACTGAGTGTGTTACAGATCTAACCTACAAATTCAACAAACCAAAATGATGTTCTCATATACCTGCAGATTCTTATGTGCAGAAGCTGGTGTGGCCACTAGCTCTGAGTTTCTATGCTCTCATGCTTTGCATGTCGAACATCTAACTCATCTACATACTGCAGCGGATTATCAGTTTCATTCCTAATCCTTTTGATGTTAGGGCTCAACAAGCCCTTATGTCTAAACCCATACAAGTTAAGCACTTGATTATCTGCAAAGTTGAAAGCCCTCTCCATATTTTTCAAGCACCTTTCAGCAGGGTAATCTCCATAGCTCCCACACGGCTTGCATCCAACAAAATGTGTCACAAATGGCCATCTCTCATCGCCCAAACCCGGATGATACTTCTCAATCATCTCCTCGTATCTATCAACTAACCCTGCCCAATATCCATGTAGATAGTAGGAATTCTCAATGAACACATTGTCCATCCACTGATCCTTCTGTGAAATCAGCAAGTATATCAATGCAGACTGATCATCCGCTTCAAATGCCGGTCTACCCTTTAAATTAGCAGTCAAAACCTTCCCAGCTTCTTCACGAACAGGACCTTTAGGCCCCATTGGTGCCCATGCATCCAACAAATCAAGTGACCACTGACAATTCCTAAAAAGAAAACTACCAGTGTTCACAGCAATCCATGATTTCTGATCAAACAATAGATCTGGGTAACCATGAATAACAAGATTGTGATCTTTATACTTAGAAAAAGGGATCTCAAATACCATATCAGTAAATAAAGCATCACTATCCATCCACCAAATCCACTCTACTTCAGGATGCGACAACATTAGCCTACGAATCAACGGCAATTTAGCCCAATACCCAGCCATTTCATTTTCCAAATGAGCTAAATTATAAACAATTTCAATCCCATGGATCCTACAATAATCAATTTTGTTCTTTATAGATTTCAACAAGTAATGATCCCCAATTGGATTATCACAAGGGTTTGGCGGTGAACCCGTAACAAGCAAAACACGAGGCTTACCTTGAACAAAGCTAGGAAATTCAGGGTTTTTCTGAAGCCATAGTTTCCTGTCTTCATCCCAAGTAGTAATCTTCGGGCCTAAACTGTAAGTCTCATTAAGGCTGAAAAAACTACCCGACTGGTCCACCGGGTCATCCGGGTCCTTGTCGGATCGGATCTCGTCTAGGATCCGGTTAGTCTCTTCGATAAGATTGGCGTTCTCGGCATCAGGTCCTGAGGAAGCTAGGTTGCCGAAACCAATAGTGCCACGTAGGACAAGGATAGTGACAAAGCCACAAAGGATAGTGATTTTAATGTTGTTGAAAGTACGTTGGATCTGTCGGCCACGTGGTAAGATGGAAGTGTTCCGGCCAGTGGCGGTGCCGCCGTTGAGTGTGGCGGTGGTGGTAGGGAGTGCTCCACCAGGTCTTTTCTCTGGACCCATTAATTCCAGTTCCCTATTTTTTGTGTAAAGAGATGAAATTTGGGTAATGGGGTTTTAGAGGAGAGGAAAATAGTGTGACATGAGGGAGTCAAAGGCGTGTGATTactgaagaagaaagaaaagcatAGAAGACAGATAGGAAGAGACAAGCACCGACGTTGGACTGTAGTTTTTCTGGGGAAACTACAGTAAATTATTACTAGTGCTGTAATGATTTGTTTCCTTAATTTAGCTTTTGTGCCTCTGTTTGAGTTTAGTTTATTACTCAAAATGCCGCTGTTTACGGGCTGGATTTAACGCGTTATTATGAAGCCCATGTTCTTTCTTCCTCAGTTTGTTGCAACTAACATTTAAATAGTCATACCCCCCTGCATGTTTTTCAAATGATGAAATGAGTCCTCTCTTTTTTTTTGGATCACAACGATCTAGTCTttaagttcattttatttcataccCACCGCTCCGCggaagaaatcaagaaatagtaAGATAGatttagggcccgtttggccataaatatcaaaaactttttcatttttttttggaatttttgaagttggagttgtatttgaccataatttttgaaattgtaatttttggtgaaatgtagtgtaaaaaagtgaaaaaagttgaaattttttgaaaaacaagtttttcttgttttcagtattccggaatacaattccggaaaaaagtgaataatttttatggccaaacgctaaaagtgaaaaaagtgaaaaaaaattctgaaaaaaagtgaataatttttatggccaaacgcccacttaGTGCTGGCAAGTGGGCCTAGAATAGATTCTCCAATAGATTTTGACTTTCTAATAATAGAGGTAAAAACTTACTCTTTCAAATTAAAGTCAAAGTTGAAAGATTAAGGTGAAATTTAGTTTACCGTTAATCTAGGAATATGGGTGTAGAGTGAATAAAATTCAGACAAATAGAATTTCAAATGCTAGTCATGCACAATCACAATTATCTCAGGAACACGGGAGTTCAACTAGTAAAGGTAAAATTAAAAGCTTTCAATCTGAACAATCAAATTATACTACTAACGCTTATTAATAATGTGATTCAGTGAAAATTAAGCATCTAATTTCATATGATAAAAATAGTGTTTTGTTGTCTTTGCAATGTTATTACTCCAtccatttcataataagtgacTTTTTAGGTTTATACACACCGCTTAAGAAAGTGCTCACTCCTAAAAAATTatgagtgtttttactaacttacacCTAATTACATGCCTAGAAAAGAAAAGTTTAATGATTGTCGATTATGTAAATAAGGGTCATTTTGGAAGAAgaagatcaatttcttcttgaaatcctaaagcaccacttattttaaaataaaaatgaaaagcctaaaaagttaattattatggaatggagggagtacgtCTGATTATTAAAACCTAGACACTAGTAATGCATAACCTCAATTTTCGGCAATTCAAATCATAATTAAAGAACCGTTATTTAAGTATGTCAGTTCATTTTGAATGACCAATTAGTTTGCATTTCGTATCTCTCTCACCTAGAGCTGAATGAGATCTATGATTTCAAAAATGACCAAgaagatcaatttcttcttgaaatcctaaagcaccacttatttaaaataaaaataaaaaacctaaaAAGTTACTTATTATGTAACGGAGGGAGTACGTCTGATTATTAAAACCTAGACAGTAGTAATGCATGACCGGCAATTCAAATCATAATTAAAGAACCATTATTTAAGTATGTCAGTTCATTTTGAATGACCAATTTGTTTGCATTCCGTATCTCTCTCACCTAGAGCTGAATGAGATCTATGATTTCAAAAATAGTGGGTTCAATTGAACATGTAATTACATGATTCATCTGCCGCTGCTTATATAATGTTTAACTTAATCATAAAAACTCTCAAACTTAAATGTTAAGGTAATGAGAGATGAATGTAGTGTCTATTTGAATTTCGTTCTCCTCTATCCAATTGTCTTATTGAAATACATGTAATCCTCATCGATTGTGTAAGGATCTTCAAAGAGATTTATAATGTCTTGGGTCACTTCACTCATTAAACCAATTGTTATCGCTTTAGTTCTAACTAAAACTCTTCTCTGTCATTTTATGACACTTAAAAATCTTTTGTGCACAATGCACACACACAAATATGAACATATTACACCAAATCCCAAAGTAATTGAGTGGGCTAGTGAATCATTTGTATTTGGATATATAATTCatcttaatttgattaattttacGCAAAACATACAATCCACTGATGGACTACGGGAGTTCACCATATTTTGCGTAACGCATTGATGGGGAGTTTCAGCAATTGGAAATAATTAGGTTTGGAACTTGATGGACAATCATATTCATTTAGATCGTGCCGGCCTGTCTCACTTTACCATGTGCAATGTGCCCAAACTACCATTTAGATCCCATGCAAGTGCAAAATTATAGTATTATTTTTATGCACATTTAAGTGTCCAGATCCTTAAAAAAGATTGACAATAAATGGTCTGCTATTAGATCAGACAAATAGGGGGAGCATGTTCTCGCAGCAGGATAATTGGCGTCATATTAGGTTAAGTTTAGTAATAGAAGTAGACCATTTTGACAGTGAATAAAAATAGTGCTGCACAAATTATTGTAGTTAGAAGGTTAGATCATTTGATACTATTTAATTCTTGTTGAAACGATCCTAAAAGACATTTGGAAAATTGGTGATAGTGGTACCTTAGGTAGTATGTTTTTCTTTTTAAGATTTACACATACTTTGGCTAAAATTAATCAAAACTCATGTTGAGCTACAATTTGCGGACTATTCTTTAGACAAGACGAAATACTCCTAGAACTCTTTGCCAAATAAATGTCCGGGTAGGTTTTAAAAATGTCTTGTATGGTCCATACTTCACCATTATACGAAAATGCGGACCGCAAGGACCATAGGAATGCAGTCACTTTTAGAGAAATATTGTTCTCGGATACTTATACTTAAAGAAAACAGACAAAAATGGTGAATAAACAATTGATAAGGAACTACTTAAAGCAATCAATTTAAATTCTACTCTCGTTAGTTCAGTTAGCTAATTTATAGCAATAAAAACGGTAAAAGAACACAAATGTCCATCGCACACAAGTTAATTATCCGTCTCTGCCTCCTTACTTTCATATCCCAAAGACTATTTATCCGGATGCTCTCAAactatgataccaacatggtatcTTTTGCATACCATGATGGTATGAGcataccatgttggtatcatagaGGGTCTTTCCTTCCTCCTTATATTGAATTGTGTGTTATTGGGTTAGTAAATGGGCTAGAACAAGAGATGGGCCTCGCACACATGAGAATTAGGCTCCGTAAGTAAAAGTGATGAAtttacccccctcccccccccccccccccccccgcgcgaGGTATACGTGAGGCCCAAATTATTATATGGAGAATTTTTTCAGTTCTTCAATGAGACACTTCCTCATTGAAACGCAAGAATAATTGGATAAATAGAGGTATACATGAGGCCCAAATTATTATATAGAGGATTGTTTCGGTCCTTCAATATGACACTCCCTCATTGAAGCGCAAAGATACTTGGGTAAATAGTTTCAGCCATACTAGATAGAAATGAAAGTTCACGAAGCGCAGGGCCAGGTAAATAAATAATTTGCcttatatgaatattttgtgtTAGATTTCATAAAAAATCAACTACTTTTAAGGTGTGCTCATGGACTGACTGAGGTAGAATTTAAAGAGTGGCCTAAATAGTTGGAGGTCCATTTGTGATGGTATAAATGGGTCCAATACCCATAGCATGACGTGTGAGCCTTGGGCTAAATCGGGTCCAAAAGACAACATCGCGGCGGTCTAAAAGTTGGACCAGGGAACATTGTCGCGGGCAATTCGCAAGAATGGCCTTCTTTGGGGGAACTTTAATTttattggtggtctttaatttttatccttctcCTAATACCATGAGATTTAGGGTACGAATctcagctcagttaaaaaaaaaaatctcaaagtaGAGTTTTATAGCAAACTTAGTCCCATTCGGCCCAAAATTAGGCCtgcaggcagaattttgcctgcTTTAGGCAAAGTTTCAAAACTCTACCTTGGgtaaaactctgtcttgcgaatccaagtTCTACCTggtgaattttttttaaatgtttgaCTGAGtaggggttcgaactcagaacctagTAGTTTTAGGcgaaagataaaaattaaagaccaacaattcgaggggaaaaaattaaaaaccagtgcatttgaagggcactccgcacatttttttttttttttgcaggattaaccttcgctgggggtggtcattaatttttgtccctcaaattggtggtctttaacttttgtccttcgctaaaaattccttggtttcgggtttgaacccccgctcagtaaaaaaatttaaaaaaattcgcaaggtagagtttggattcgcaaggcagagttttggccctaaggcagaatttgcaaaagtctgccttgtgattttctttttttactgaactggggttcgaacccacaacctcggggcattaggcgaaggacaaaacataaagaccaccaatttgaaggg
The nucleotide sequence above comes from Lycium barbarum isolate Lr01 chromosome 3, ASM1917538v2, whole genome shotgun sequence. Encoded proteins:
- the LOC132632914 gene encoding probable xyloglucan 6-xylosyltransferase 5, whose product is MGPEKRPGGALPTTTATLNGGTATGRNTSILPRGRQIQRTFNNIKITILCGFVTILVLRGTIGFGNLASSGPDAENANLIEETNRILDEIRSDKDPDDPVDQSGSFFSLNETYSLGPKITTWDEDRKLWLQKNPEFPSFVQGKPRVLLVTGSPPNPCDNPIGDHYLLKSIKNKIDYCRIHGIEIVYNLAHLENEMAGYWAKLPLIRRLMLSHPEVEWIWWMDSDALFTDMVFEIPFSKYKDHNLVIHGYPDLLFDQKSWIAVNTGSFLFRNCQWSLDLLDAWAPMGPKGPVREEAGKVLTANLKGRPAFEADDQSALIYLLISQKDQWMDNVFIENSYYLHGYWAGLVDRYEEMIEKYHPGLGDERWPFVTHFVGCKPCGSYGDYPAERCLKNMERAFNFADNQVLNLYGFRHKGLLSPNIKRIRNETDNPLQYVDELDVRHAKHESIETQS
- the LOC132632915 gene encoding uncharacterized protein LOC132632915, with product MVMADPDKEEEVAITEAQLENLKRWERTRNFQSLSVYSMFAIHKSSSDFAVFPPVNHENLYISTNSVNQTHSQSSSPPLPSSPSLSSSSSFSPSNRDNDDSSYSFAASDSNLVDPPKSIPNSPRAPARVAYNHRGRWWNMGLQVLFSRINGIGIFSRRAVMSIFSPFGMAAMLVMLGYFRWRRRLIREQSKDQLRRTIKAKDERINQLLSQIAEMNQVFVAMHKRNLPNN